A DNA window from Xyrauchen texanus isolate HMW12.3.18 chromosome 6, RBS_HiC_50CHRs, whole genome shotgun sequence contains the following coding sequences:
- the LOC127645395 gene encoding sodium/potassium-transporting ATPase subunit beta-3-like isoform X2 has translation MGLILLFYMAFYGFLTVMFTFTMWAMLQTLNENTPKYRVASPGLVIRPNSLNIIFNRSNPVEYGQFVQHLESFLHQYNDSEQAKNDLCMAGQYSEQDEEPQKKVCQFRRSLLHRCSGMEDTTFGYAAGHPCVIVKMNRVIGLKPTGDPYINCTSKSEKPLRMQYFPHDGTIDRMYFPYYGKKAHEGYVQPLVAVKLLLMKEDYNSELTVECRLEGSNLKNNDERDKFLGRVTFRVLVTE, from the exons GCCTCATCCTCCTATTTTACATGGCCTTTTATGGCTTCTTGACTGTGATGTTTACTTTCACTATGTGGGCGATGCTTCAGACGCTGAATGAAAACACACCCAAGTATCGTGTTGCATCCCCAG GGTTGGTTATCAGGCCAAACTCTTTGAATATAATTTTCAACAGGTCAAACCCTGTTGAATATGGGCAGTTTGTCCAACATCTAGAATCATTTCTGCATC AGTATAACGACTCAGAACAAGCTAAAAATGACTTGTGCATGGCGGGTCAGTACTCAGAGCAGGATGAGGAACCTCAGAAGAAGGTGTGCCAGTTCAGGAGGAGTTTACTCCATCGTTGCTCAGGTATGGAGGACACCACCTTTGGCTATGCTGCGGGACATCCATGTGTTATTGTCAAGATGAATAGG GTCATTGGTCTTAAGCCTACTGGAGATCCATACATCAACTGCACATCAAAG AGTGAGAAACCTCTCCGGATGCAGTACTTCCCCCATGATGGGACTATCGATAGGATGTACTTTCCTTACTATGGTAAAAAGGCACAT GAGGGCTATGTTCAGCCTCTGGTTGCTGTGAAGCTGTTGCTTATGAAGGAAGACTACAACTCTGAGCTAACTGTAGAATGCAGGTTAGAGGGCTCTAACCTTAAGAACAATGACGAGCGTGACAAGTTTCTTGGACGTGTCACCTTTCGGGTCCTGGTGACTGAGTAA